Part of the Ardenticatenales bacterium genome is shown below.
TTTGTCACCAACAGCGATGAGGCCTTCCGCGTGGCGGGTGACGACGCCTGGGCCAAATTTCCGCGCGTCATTGCTTCGATTGCCGCCGCGCGATTGACGGGGACACGTCAGATTATTACCAGCCTGAACTATGATCTGGTCATCGTGGACGAGGCGCATCATCTGAAAAACCGGAGCAGTGTTACCTGGAAGTTCGTCAATGACTTGCAGAAGCGGTTTATTTTGATGCTGACGGCTACCCCCGTGGAAAATCGGCTGGAGGAGTTGTACAACTTGATCACCATCCTCAAGCCGGGGCAGTTGAGTACGCCGCAAGAGTTCCGCCGCCAGTTTGTGGTCAAAGGAGACCCGCATTCGCCCAAGAATCGTGGTTTGCTGCGGGAGTTGATGGCGGATGTGATGATTCGCCACAGTCGCGGGCAGGTGAATGTGAAGCTGCCGCCGCGGCGGGCGCATACGGTGCGGCTGACGCTTTCCCCAGAGGAGCAAAGCCTCTATCGGAATGTAAGTGATTTTGCGCGCCGGGTTTTGCGAGAGGGGCGAGATAGTGGTATGCGTAAGCTGACGTTGGGGATTTTGCAGCGGGAGGTTGGTAGCAGCCCTCTGGCGGCTTCTCAGACGTTGCAAAAGCTGGCCGGGCAACCTGCCTGGAAGGCGCATCAAGCTCGTTTGCAGGCTCTGGCGGAGGAGGCCGCGGCGGTGAGCGGGTGGTCGAAGGCGGATGCTTTGCTGCGGATTTTGCGCAGCGCGGGCGACGATAGGGTGTTGATTTTTACGCATTTTCAGGCGACGTTGGATGCGCTGGGGGAACGATTGGCAGATGCCGGCATTGACTACATCCCCTACCACGGCGGCCTTTCCATTGCCCACAAAGACGCCGCCATTCGCCAATTTGAATCAGAAGGGCGCGTCCTGCTCTCCACGGAAGCGGCGGGCGAAGGGCGCAACCTGCAATTTTGCCACATCATGGTCAACTTCGACCTGCCCTGGAATCCGCAGCGCATTGAGCAGCGCGTTGGCCGCATCCATCGCGTTGGTCAAACCAGGCAGGTGGAAATCTTCAACCTTTCCGCCCAGGGAACAATTGAGGATTATCTGTTGAACATCCTTGACCGCAAGCTGAACATGTTTGAACTGGTTATTGGCGAGATGGAAATGATCCTGGGCTACCTCACACAAGAACAGGATTTTGAGGAAATGTTGCTGGAAGTATGGCTTAACAGCGCCGACGAAACCGCGCTGGAGACCGGTATGAGTGAACTGGGCGAACGTTTGCTGGTCGCCCGCGATACCATGCGACGGGTGCAGACATTCGACGACACCCTGTTTGGTGAGGACTTCTCCGCCTGATAAGAACTGGCGCTGAAATCAGACTCACAATGCAGCGCCAGCTTGAAGAAGCGGCAAGGAAATGACTTCGTCATCTTCTTTAATTCCCGCGCCTAACGGTCCAAAAAAGTGAGAATGCGTGGTAACGAATCACTTCTACTTTTACCTTTTACTGCATGAGTGAACTAGAGCAGTTTGTTCTCGGATATTTGCAGGAGATAGGCAGCATTGTGGAGCCGCCTGCCTATGGGGTCTATGAAGTGCTGCTGCCAGAGGCGGCAGCGGCGCGCTGGCGCACGTCGGCCTATTTGCGCCTGGCGTTTCAGGAGACAGGTCGGGAAAACGTCACTCTTCTCGGTTACAACCATCCGCTGGTCGAGCAGATGGTACAGGAAGTATACGGTCATGCTGCCGCCAGTCATGTGTATGTTAATGGCCTGCGCCTGGACAAAACAGGTGTGGACGATCTGGCGCTGCGGCATTGGGTGATCTTGAATGCACGCGCCCAACCGCAGTTGCGCAAGACCGTTGCGCGTGTGCGTGGCACGTACATACGCTTCAATTTCAAGGCCGCCATCCTCAGCGATGAAAAGCAAGAGCGGTTGGTGTCCGTGTTGATGGACGCGCACACGGGCAGCCACGTGCCGGACATGGAACGGATCGAGTTGCGAGCCACGGCCGTCACGGCGGACGACACGCTGGCATCACTGCCGGACGCGCCGATGCGCTGGCAATCGCCCGATGGCGCGGTGCTCAAGTCGCCGCTGGCGGAAAACACGCTGGCGGCGCTGCTGCCACGAGTGCAGGACGTTATCTTGCAGCAAATGAAGACGGATCTTGACGTGCTGCAAAAGCGCGTCAGTCGCTTCCGCCAATTGGATGAGGCACGCCTCACCGACTACTATGACAGTCTGGAAAGGGATTTGCGGACGCGGTTGCTGAACGCCTCGCCTGAGCGTCGCCCCGGCTTACAGGACAAGCTCACGGCTGTACAGACGGAACGGGAGCATAAGCTGACTGACCTGGCGGAGCGGTACCAGGTGCGGATTAACCTCACGCTGCTCAATGTTCTGGTGATTCAGCAGCCCAAGCTCATCCAGGCCATGCAAATTGCCAACCGTAGCACGCAAACGGCTGTTTATGCGGTGTGGGACCCTTTGTTGAATCGGTTGGAACCACTGTACTGCCAGGTGTGTGGAAAGGCCGGTCAGCGCCTTTACCTGTGTCACAATGGGCATCTGGCGCATGAGGATTGTCTGGCTCCCGCGTGCATTGATTGCAAGCGCGTTTTCTGCCGCAATTGCGCCGGTGACGTGGGTGTGTGTGACGTTTGTGGGGAGCCGTTATGCCGGCATAGCCAGGTACAATGCCCTCAATGTAAGCGACATACCTGCCAGGCGCATTTGGGCATGTGCCATGCTCAAGATGGTCAACCTGTTGACCTGACTGCTCAGGCCGCTCCCCCACCGACGCCCGCCCCGCCCCCTCCACCGCCAACGCCCCCCGCGGCCAGCGTGTCTGGCAAAGGGAAACGGACGCCCGCGGCAAAACCCAAACCCAGATCCGTGCCGAAATCAGCACCTTCCGCCATACAGTCCAGAAATAAAGCGTTGTCCCTGGAGGTGGTGATCAATGAAAGGATGATCAGCGCGCTGGTTCTGGGAAGGCGGGGGCGGCAAATTGCGTTGCGCCAATGGGCCTTTTCTCCAGAGGATGGGGGCATTTTGCGCCATTGTCAGTGCGAGAAGGAAGAGGCCTGTCGTGCCGGCAACGTGGTCATTCGTCCTTTTGAAAGATGGATGATTGAGAGTCAAATGAAGGGCGAACTCCTAGACTTCGCGGCGGAATACGACCTGGCGGTAGATCGGATCCGTTATTATGGCTTGACCGCGTTCCGCCGGGAGCGTTACGCTTTGCCCCAGTTCGAGTTGCCTGATGTATGGAAGGATGAGCAGGCCTTGCGGCGGTCGCTGGAGGTTTTTGCCCAACTGGATTGAGCGGCGCGCCTCAAGTTTCCCGGGCGTCACGCTCGCCCCCGATACAAACCGCGTTCCTGTCGCCTCAGCCTAGTCATGCCGGCGCCATCATCCCCAGGCCTGCACCAGCCGCAGTTTCAACACGGTGTGGTCGTAGTAGCTCACCCCCATCACCAATGGCTTGTTCAGCTTGTTGTAGAACCGTTCCTTCAATCTCAACAGCGGTTGCCCGGCCTCTCGTGCCAGGATGCCAGAGAGCGTTTCATCCACCAGGGCGGCCTCAATGTCGGAAATCGCGTAAGCAATTTGCTCCTGGCAGTAGGTTTGTAGAATGCGGTGGATGGGCAGATTCCCGTCCAGCTTTTCCCCGTCTATTTTGAGGAGAGTGGCGGGGAAAACGTTGGTAGCGAAGATGACCGCCCGGCCATCGGCGTGGAAGAGGCGCACGAGCGAAACAACTTCCTCATTCAGACCAATTGCCAGTACGTTGCTCTCGTCGCCGGTCGCCGGGCGGCGTTCAATCGTCACCGTGCGGATAGAAGGGCGATAACCGTTGGCTTCAATCAGTCGTGAGAAATCCCACATACCCCCGTACCGGTTGTCGATGTCCCTTATGCGCTCGTTGACGTAGGTTCCGTCCCCCTGTTTGCGCAGGATCAGTCCTTCGGCGGCGAACTTCGCCAGCACTGTGCGCACCGTCGTGCGACTGACGCCCAATTCCTGGGCTAATTCGCTTTCCGAGGGCAGGCGGCTCCCCGGAGGGTAGGTGCGATCATGGATGCGCTGGCGCAATTCCAGGCTGACTTGTTCGACAAGAGGTTTTGGGCGCTGAATAGGCATGTTCACCAACCTGTTGCAACACAATTGTTGGACCATTGTCATTTTACCATTCTCCTTCCTACGATCAACAATCTACGAATGATGGCGAAGAGCGGGTCGTGCCGGCATAAGGGCGCATCCGATAATAGGTTTGGATTCACACCTTCCTGGAAGGTCTTTTCAGGCTAAAATGCCGCATTTATGAGGCAATTTTGGAAACGGGCCAACCTTCCAGGAAGATTCTTCCCGAAATCTCGTTGTAGGTCTAAGGTCCATCGCGCGCCAGCGTCCTGTTTTGGGGGAGATGGATATTTGTCAGTCGCGCGGGATTATGGTAAAAAGATATGACGATTGCCGACCTACTAATTTCAGTGGATTGGACATGCGTAATCCCACCCATTCCTCCCAAACTTGTGCCTCGCAGTGTTTTTGTTGGCAGTGCCGGCATTTCCCCTCCCCCCTTGTACTCCTGCGCCCAGGAAGGCTGCTCGCCGACCCGGGCGCTTGTGTTTTTCCACTGGCAAACGAGAGAAAGCAACGTGGGAACGGCGCGCCGCCATCAATGACAACATCTTCCCGGAAGCTGTTCCCCAGGGCAATCATCCGTGACGAAGCTTCCGGGAAGATCATTTTTGGAGGAGACTTCATGCGCCGCGGCACACCGTCATCAATGACAACATCTTCCCGGAAGCTGTTCCCCAGGGCAATCATCCGTGACGAAGCTTCCGGGAAGATTATTTTCGAAGGAGAATA
Proteins encoded:
- a CDS encoding DEAD/DEAH box helicase; translated protein: MTKSINPTIHLQPGADAVLGVVTRQQFLTPQAYRLQLAAARMLLIGGFDELICLENLNFDPFPYQVKAAQAALRRFRGRGMLCDEVGLGKTIEAGLVVKEYLLRQMVERVLILTPPGLVEQWREELAQKFSLTDFVTNSDEAFRVAGDDAWAKFPRVIASIAAARLTGTRQIITSLNYDLVIVDEAHHLKNRSSVTWKFVNDLQKRFILMLTATPVENRLEELYNLITILKPGQLSTPQEFRRQFVVKGDPHSPKNRGLLRELMADVMIRHSRGQVNVKLPPRRAHTVRLTLSPEEQSLYRNVSDFARRVLREGRDSGMRKLTLGILQREVGSSPLAASQTLQKLAGQPAWKAHQARLQALAEEAAAVSGWSKADALLRILRSAGDDRVLIFTHFQATLDALGERLADAGIDYIPYHGGLSIAHKDAAIRQFESEGRVLLSTEAAGEGRNLQFCHIMVNFDLPWNPQRIEQRVGRIHRVGQTRQVEIFNLSAQGTIEDYLLNILDRKLNMFELVIGEMEMILGYLTQEQDFEEMLLEVWLNSADETALETGMSELGERLLVARDTMRRVQTFDDTLFGEDFSA
- a CDS encoding GntR family transcriptional regulator, which encodes MPIQRPKPLVEQVSLELRQRIHDRTYPPGSRLPSESELAQELGVSRTTVRTVLAKFAAEGLILRKQGDGTYVNERIRDIDNRYGGMWDFSRLIEANGYRPSIRTVTIERRPATGDESNVLAIGLNEEVVSLVRLFHADGRAVIFATNVFPATLLKIDGEKLDGNLPIHRILQTYCQEQIAYAISDIEAALVDETLSGILAREAGQPLLRLKERFYNKLNKPLVMGVSYYDHTVLKLRLVQAWG